A single region of the Streptomyces sp. NBC_01262 genome encodes:
- a CDS encoding MarR family winged helix-turn-helix transcriptional regulator, with protein MTAIEPALTALAQGWCALSVLHGRIEAHTERALQAKHDLSVREYSLLDVLSRQHDGEGGHLQMKQVADAVVLSQSATTRLVTRLEDRGLLERYLCRTDRRGIYTDVTEAGLKLLEEARPTNDTALREALDEASVRPELAPLVRVVESGTVPAVPGI; from the coding sequence ATGACCGCCATAGAGCCGGCGCTCACCGCCCTCGCGCAGGGCTGGTGCGCACTCTCCGTCCTGCACGGCCGGATCGAGGCACACACCGAGCGCGCCCTGCAGGCCAAGCACGACCTCAGCGTGCGCGAGTACTCCCTGCTCGACGTCCTCAGCCGTCAGCACGACGGCGAGGGCGGCCACCTGCAGATGAAGCAGGTCGCCGACGCCGTCGTACTCAGCCAGAGCGCCACCACCCGCCTGGTCACCCGCCTGGAGGACCGCGGGCTCCTGGAGCGCTACCTGTGCCGGACCGACCGGCGCGGCATCTACACCGACGTCACCGAGGCGGGCCTGAAGCTGCTGGAAGAGGCGCGACCGACCAACGACACCGCCCTGCGCGAAGCGCTGGACGAGGCGAGCGTGAGGCCCGAACTGGCCCCGCTGGTGAGGGTCGTGGAATCCGGAACCGTGCCCGCCGTGCCCGGCATCTGA
- a CDS encoding MFS transporter, translating to MPLALLALAIGAFGIGTTEFVIMGVLPQVAGDFGVTIPTAGWLVSGYALGVVIGAPLLTVLGTKVSRKKMLMFLMALFVVGNALSAVAPSFGVMLIGRIVASLAHGAFFGIGSVVAADLVAPQKKASAISLMFMGLTVANIVGVPGGTYIGQAVGWRITFALVASLGVIGFLGVAKLVPEMGRPQTESVRTEFAAFRNVQVWLAMAMTVLGYGGVFAAITYITPMMTEVTGYTEGAVTWLLVLFGIGMFLGNLVGGKLADRALMPMLFTALAALTATLLLFTATAHNKVLAAITISLIGAFGFATVPPLQKWVMDQASTAPTLASAANIGAFNLGNALAAWLGGIVIATGLGYTAPNWVGALLSGSALLLSLLAARLDRRTRKPGRVVGRSQPSVSAPVAVRR from the coding sequence ATGCCTCTCGCGCTCCTGGCCCTGGCCATCGGGGCCTTCGGGATCGGCACCACCGAATTCGTGATCATGGGCGTGCTGCCCCAGGTCGCGGGCGACTTCGGTGTCACCATCCCGACCGCCGGCTGGCTGGTCTCCGGCTACGCGCTCGGTGTCGTCATCGGCGCACCGCTGCTGACCGTGCTGGGCACAAAGGTGTCCCGCAAGAAGATGCTGATGTTCCTGATGGCGCTGTTCGTGGTCGGCAACGCGCTGTCCGCCGTCGCCCCGAGCTTCGGCGTCATGCTCATCGGCCGGATCGTCGCCTCCCTCGCGCACGGCGCGTTCTTCGGCATCGGTTCCGTGGTCGCCGCCGACCTGGTGGCCCCGCAGAAGAAGGCCTCGGCCATCTCCCTGATGTTCATGGGCCTGACCGTCGCCAACATCGTCGGCGTCCCGGGTGGTACCTACATCGGGCAGGCCGTCGGCTGGCGGATCACGTTCGCCCTCGTCGCCTCGCTGGGCGTAATCGGCTTCCTGGGTGTTGCCAAGCTGGTGCCCGAGATGGGCCGACCGCAGACGGAGAGCGTACGCACCGAGTTCGCCGCGTTCCGCAACGTGCAGGTGTGGCTGGCGATGGCGATGACGGTCCTGGGCTACGGCGGTGTGTTCGCCGCGATCACCTACATCACCCCGATGATGACCGAGGTCACCGGCTACACCGAGGGCGCCGTCACCTGGCTGCTGGTGCTCTTCGGCATCGGTATGTTCCTGGGCAACCTGGTCGGCGGCAAGCTCGCCGACCGCGCCCTGATGCCGATGCTCTTCACCGCCCTGGCGGCCCTGACCGCGACCCTGCTGCTGTTCACGGCGACCGCCCACAACAAGGTCCTCGCCGCGATCACCATCTCCCTGATCGGCGCGTTCGGCTTCGCCACCGTGCCGCCGCTGCAGAAGTGGGTGATGGACCAGGCCTCCACCGCCCCCACCCTGGCGTCCGCCGCCAACATCGGCGCCTTCAACCTCGGCAACGCGCTGGCGGCCTGGCTCGGCGGCATCGTCATCGCCACAGGCCTGGGCTACACCGCCCCCAACTGGGTCGGCGCCCTGCTCTCCGGCAGCGCCCTCCTACTGTCCCTCCTCGCCGCCCGCCTCGACCGCCGCACCCGCAAGCCGGGCCGCGTCGTCGGCAGGTCCCAGCCGAGCGTGAGCGCGCCTGTCGCCGTCCGGCGCTGA
- a CDS encoding glycosyltransferase family 87 protein yields the protein MGIRTHIAAVAALLAALTAAVALSVHGGGVRADPGRILLWYGIAWALFAAAALAVRKVPVRAATVLVLAGGAAVAVAALTAAPSTSSDMYRYAWDGKVQASGISPYAYPPSAPETAGLRESWLFPPQAACRDRALVRKLELHAAGGTCTRINRPTVRTIYPPVAEGWFAVVYELSPDGSRHKAMQTGGAVLALGTTVALLVVMRRRGRDPRAAALWAWCPAVPVEAVNNAHIDTLGVLLTVLALGTATADTRRGALLGAAIAVKLYPVLALPGALSGLRPRRAARVVLPAAAVIALAYLPYVLASGAGVLGYLPGYLQEEGYDSGDVHRFALLRLLLPDPAAGPVAVVLLLATTLYVLRRGDPARPWRGALLVTGTALLLTSPAYSWYALLVVALVALDGRWEWLTVPAAGATLYIGGSLWHVPLQSLTYGAAALAVLTGAAVRARTAPGRTGRDGTSPTARTVSWSAPDGDRRAHARLGPADDAARLAGAAVEAGGEEGQ from the coding sequence GTGGGAATCCGTACGCATATCGCCGCCGTCGCCGCCCTGCTGGCCGCGCTCACCGCTGCCGTCGCCCTGTCGGTCCACGGCGGCGGAGTCCGCGCCGACCCCGGCCGCATCCTGCTCTGGTACGGCATCGCCTGGGCGCTGTTCGCGGCCGCGGCCCTGGCCGTGCGCAAGGTGCCGGTCCGGGCCGCGACCGTGCTGGTCCTCGCCGGGGGCGCGGCCGTCGCGGTCGCGGCGCTCACCGCGGCGCCCAGCACCAGCAGCGACATGTACCGCTACGCATGGGACGGCAAGGTGCAGGCCTCCGGGATCTCCCCGTACGCCTACCCGCCCTCGGCTCCGGAGACGGCCGGGCTGCGTGAGAGCTGGCTCTTCCCGCCGCAGGCCGCCTGCCGGGACCGCGCCCTGGTACGGAAGCTGGAACTGCACGCCGCGGGCGGCACATGCACCCGCATCAACCGGCCCACCGTCCGCACCATCTACCCTCCGGTGGCCGAGGGCTGGTTCGCCGTCGTGTACGAGCTGTCCCCGGACGGCAGCCGTCACAAGGCCATGCAGACCGGCGGCGCGGTACTGGCCCTGGGCACCACCGTCGCGCTGCTCGTCGTGATGCGGCGGCGCGGCCGGGACCCGCGTGCGGCCGCGCTGTGGGCGTGGTGCCCGGCCGTTCCCGTCGAGGCGGTCAACAACGCCCACATCGACACCCTCGGTGTCCTGCTCACCGTCCTAGCCCTCGGCACCGCCACGGCCGACACCCGGCGCGGGGCCCTGCTCGGCGCCGCCATCGCCGTCAAGCTGTACCCGGTCCTGGCCCTGCCCGGCGCGCTGTCCGGTCTCCGGCCGCGCCGGGCCGCACGCGTCGTGCTGCCCGCCGCCGCCGTCATCGCCCTCGCCTACCTGCCGTACGTCCTGGCCTCCGGCGCCGGTGTCCTGGGCTACCTGCCCGGCTATCTCCAGGAGGAGGGCTACGACTCCGGCGACGTCCACCGCTTCGCCCTGCTCCGCCTCCTCCTGCCCGACCCCGCGGCCGGCCCGGTCGCCGTCGTCCTGCTGCTGGCCACCACGCTGTACGTGCTCCGCCGCGGCGACCCTGCCCGCCCCTGGCGCGGCGCCCTCCTCGTCACCGGCACCGCCCTGCTCCTCACCTCACCCGCCTACTCCTGGTACGCCCTCCTCGTCGTCGCCCTCGTCGCCCTGGACGGCCGCTGGGAATGGCTCACCGTCCCCGCCGCCGGAGCCACCCTCTACATCGGCGGCTCGTTGTGGCACGTACCCCTGCAGTCGCTGACGTACGGAGCCGCCGCACTGGCCGTGCTCACCGGCGCGGCCGTACGGGCCCGCACCGCACCGGGCCGTACGGGACGTGACGGGACGTCGCCCACGGCGCGGACTGTGTCGTGGTCAGCGCCGGACGGCGACAGGCGCGCTCACGCTCGGCTGGGACCTGCCGACGACGCGGCCCGGCTTGCGGGTGCGGCGGTCGAGGCGGGCGGCGAGGAGGGACAGTAG